AGAACTACCAGTACCCATCCACGTACTACCAGCCACAGACTACTGCCAGTAAGCCAGCGTACAAGGCTAAAACTGACAGATCAGCTCCTTTATTACAAGATGTTTCTACTGCAACTGCTGCTGATCAGCAGCCTGTCTTGGTGGACACTTCCAAAACCACTTTGGGCAGCATTGATGGTGTAAAAGGCCTGAAGAAGGTGTCTTTGCCTCTGAAACCAAATGGGCAGCAGGGTAATTACCAGAATCAGGGTAGTAAAGCAGCTTATCCGTGGTCTGGTGGCCGTACCACGTCGGAAAAGCATATGAAACTCTCTGGTAGCAGTCCTACATCAACTGCTTCTAATCATAATAACAAGGTATGCTCCAGAGAATCTGAATATTCAGCCTCTTTGTCATCTACTAATGAGCTAACTCTTGTTCCCACAAATTAACTTCGAGTTATTTACTGATCAGCGATCATTGTTCATGTGTGTGCTGCAGAACTGTAGTCTTTTGTGGCCTGTCAAAGCATGCATTCTTTATTGGTTTTGGTTCTTGCTATATGCCTTATTGATTGGTTTTATGTTATTGGGTGCAATGTGATATTATGGTCAATTCTGCTTGTCAGAGTGAAATTTACATATCCTGAGTTTATAGATTGCTGTATTGGGATCATCTACTTCTGATCATAGACACATTTCTTGTAGGGTTTTCATGGGCAGAACTCTCCGATGGGGTCACCATCTTCTAGATCCATGAGTTCAATATACTCCAGTAGCGGAATGTACAACACAAACACATACGGACCTAGCTTTTGGTATGGGTCTCATATCTATGGGCCTGGCCTATATGGTGGGTGGAATGCATTATTTAATGGAAAGTGCAAGCCAAGAGGGAAAACTTATGGATCTTATGGTTTTGGCAATGAAAACTTGGATGGCTTGAATGAGTTGAAGCGAGGACCAAGAGGTGGCCTCTTCAAAAACCAAAAGGACTCTGGAGCAGCTGTTGTGACTCCTGGAAAAGGACAAAAGCTTCCTGTTAGTGATGTCTCTATTGCTGTCGTGCATGATCAGTATAATCGTGCTGACTTCGTTGAAACCTACTCAGATGCCAagttttttattattaaatcATACAGTGAGGATGATGTTCACAAGAGCATCAAGTACAATGTTTGGGCAAGCACCCCTAGCGGAAATAAAAAGCTTGACGCTGCTTATCTAGAGGCTAAGGAAAAATCGAGCACTTCTCCTGTATTCCTGTTCTTCTCTGTAAGTTTTGGTCATTCTTTTGTGCTAAAAAGCTTATCTTCCTGTTGTGGATGATGTATAAGATTGGGTCTTGATGTTACTGCCTTCCTCGATTTTTCAGGTTAACACCAGCGGACAGTTTGTTGGTCTCGCTGAGATGGTGGATCGGGTTGATTTTAGCAAGACAGTGGAATACTGGCAGCAGGACAAGTGGACTGGTTGTTTCCCTATCAAGTGGCACATTGTGAAGGATATTCCTAACAGCTTGTTGAAGCACATCATTCTTGAGTATAATGAAAACAAACCAGTGACAAACAGCAGAGATACACAGGAGGTGAGATAATTGGCTTTCAATTCTTTGATCGTTTTACCAATTTCCTCTGCTATGTGTTTACAACAGAAATTCTTGATATGCCTGAATCATAAAACCTTGATAAGGTATCAGGAACAGTACTCTTTCTTAAGAGAAATGGAAATGTGTTCAGATTTTCATGTTTAACTCTGTAAATACTCTGGTGGCTGAGTTTTACCATACCTTGTCATGGTGGTTGCAGGTTAAGCTTGAGCAAGGCCTTCAGGTGCTAAAGATTTTCAAGGATCATGTCTTCAATACATCCATCTTGGATGACTTTGGCTTCTATGATAACCGTGAGAAGATAATGCAAGAGAGGAAATCAAGGTGTCACCAACCGCTGGAGAAGGTACATGACTACCAATGTACTTTAtgtaagggaaaaatgcaaccccccccccccccaaaagtcacttggattttgact
The nucleotide sequence above comes from Phragmites australis chromosome 4, lpPhrAust1.1, whole genome shotgun sequence. Encoded proteins:
- the LOC133915274 gene encoding YTH domain-containing protein ECT3-like; translation: MAAVAPAAGQAADSLQKLSLDPKSEGGKAPESNEKVSGALNGVAASPNPPVVSVEQRATTVPLDYKDAGMYCGGAYPGAYYGGGWGDYSVYVSQDGADALSSGAYGDMYWYPQYGVAASGHDGQIYGSQNYQYPSTYYQPQTTASKPAYKAKTDRSAPLLQDVSTATAADQQPVLVDTSKTTLGSIDGVKGLKKVSLPLKPNGQQGNYQNQGSKAAYPWSGGRTTSEKHMKLSGSSPTSTASNHNNKGFHGQNSPMGSPSSRSMSSIYSSSGMYNTNTYGPSFWYGSHIYGPGLYGGWNALFNGKCKPRGKTYGSYGFGNENLDGLNELKRGPRGGLFKNQKDSGAAVVTPGKGQKLPVSDVSIAVVHDQYNRADFVETYSDAKFFIIKSYSEDDVHKSIKYNVWASTPSGNKKLDAAYLEAKEKSSTSPVFLFFSVNTSGQFVGLAEMVDRVDFSKTVEYWQQDKWTGCFPIKWHIVKDIPNSLLKHIILEYNENKPVTNSRDTQEVKLEQGLQVLKIFKDHVFNTSILDDFGFYDNREKIMQERKSRCHQPLEKITNRRFLTPNSADNEVIDRKQRLQKSEVLGEPNVVVENGAVAVAANSVAPKDPNLATEGLTVANGC